The DNA sequence ttttttttattgcgtATAATATGTGTGCAAAAAGTAGCatgcaaatatttatttattttattacatttattctTTTGGTTTTAAGATTTCAGCGTATGTTATCATTTATCAATTGCATTTTGCTGTAGCTCCCTACGCGAATACAACTGTTCATACATACTCACACACACGGATGTACAATCGTTGGCGCAATAATGCTCATCGGTTTTCCCATGTGTATCACtgtcgttttttttttcccatttgagggattatttttatttatttttttttttaaagaacaatttgatatttatataaattattcgatttttctttatgtttAATAATTCAGTAATATAAATCCAATGTAACAAagaataaaagataaaaaaaaaatgaataaataatttataaagaaaGCTAATTTCCACGGgtctacaaaaaaaacagaaatcAAGAAATctgatataataaatggCTGAATGAAAAGGTTTACCAttacgtaaatataaataaaaagcaaaatgcTTAACAGTATTTTGCCTTTTAGTTTTACATCCATTTTTTTGGGAAAATAAAATCGAATGATGGAAGATGAGGGGGGGGGGGGGTGAggaaaaaatggtaaaaaatgGTGTAAACAAAGAGAAACAATTTTCGATTTCCTATTTTGTTAtcattttaaatttgtaATGTCACCCCCAAAGAAAAGTTTTACTCTCTGTATAATTGAATCTTTATTGGGATCAAAGGGCTTATCCTTTGATGGGATCTCCAGAACTGTTGGCAGAATTTTATCGTGCAAATCAACTAGGTACCTTATTTCGTCAGCGATCTgcaaataggaaaaaataaaagaaaagaaattaaaaataaaagaaaagaaattaaaaataaaagaaaataaaaaaaaaaaaaataaataataaaggaaTTTCACACTATactcttttctttttgataTGTACGTCTCCCCTATCAAATTAAGTGTTTTCTTTAATTTGGTGCATTTTATAATGTAACATTTTACACAAAGTTATGCTATTTAATCTTAGGAAAGGTTGACTCGTATTTGCAGCTAAATGTTTCCCATTatcttttctgttttttcgtttttcgtTTTTCGCTTTTCGCTTTTCGTTTTTCGCTTTTCGCTTTTCGTTTTTCGCTTTTCGTTTTTCGCttttcgctttttttttttttttttttttttttttttcttaaaattacCTGTTGATTCATCAATATAACTCCGCAATCATTTTTTGATGTGTACTCTTTAAATACTTCTTCAATTTCTGCTTTATTCGTTTCTTAAAAAgggaagaaaataaatgcatGAAATTCTTTGttgttatatttacataatattttgcggtaaaaataatcatttcGAGTATTCAAAAGGAGGAAGAGGAAAATACTTTTACAATTCTTAGCACAATCATAGTTCAcaaaagtataatttttatcaaattgcaatttttcaaaaatttatttacgtATTTGCGCAATatactgttttttttcttttatccatcctttatattatattacttgagtttacaataaaaaaattttttttccctaaACCATCCCTAAAGCCAATACCAGCTAATAAAAAACCTACTACAGAATCCTGTCAAGACAACAGTTAAGGAATGCATATAAACGTGTGTTCAAGTGCCAAATATGGCAAAATTTTCATGCACACATAATTACTTAAAAAGTGGAAATACTCgcacttgtatatataaaacaggGTGCATACTATTACATATAAAGCTACTACACTGATTTCCGCTACTACACTACGGACATGTATACTATTACACACATagcaaatatgtatattcacGCATTCCCAATATATGCATatcacatataaaaaaatgtttattattttttttttctttattcctAACTTCATCCcctatgatatatatttttaagtctGTTTCGTTGAAAAATTTGTGTCTTCTTGTCGtcattatacatacatatatatatatataatatatatatatatatatataatacgataattatatatctttcctttctattttcatttatacaaacaaaaaaaaaatttacaaatatgaTCAATTGATATTTCATAAAGTTAACACACACAGACTATTAACATTTAAAAGAGGAGTAAAATGAACAAGGGGAATTTACAATAAttggaataaaatattttctctttCGGATGAACTCACACGCTTAAAACAGAagtaattgaaaaaaaaaaaaaaatataaaataaatataatatgataaaataatgaaataaaatataaaaaaaataaataataaaataaaggaaaaggtAATAAACCTTAACGTACTGTTTTATTAACCGAACTCTGAAAATTTGCTATtgctgattttttttttttttttttcatataaaaaaacaaaggtacataatataaagagaattcattttttattttaaaagataaaaaggattaataaaacgaaatattgaaaaaaaggaaatggtggaaaaatgaaaaatatatgaagtaaaaatatatgaagtaaaaatatatgaagtaaaaatatatgaagtaaaaatatatgaagtaaaaatatatgaagtaaaaatatatgaagtaaaaatatatgaagtaaaaatatatgaagtaaaaatatatgaagtaaaaatatatgaagtaaaaatatatgaagtaaaaatatatgaagtaaaaatatatgaagtaaaaatatatgaagtaaaaatatatgaagtaaaaatatatgaagcaaaaatatgtgaagcaaaaatatgtgaagcaaaaatatgtgaagcaaaaatatgtgaagcaaaaatatgtgaagcaaaaa is a window from the Plasmodium brasilianum strain Bolivian I chromosome 9, whole genome shotgun sequence genome containing:
- a CDS encoding V-type proton ATPase subunit F, producing the protein MTTRRHKFFNETDLKIYIIGDEDSVVGFLLAGIGFRDGLGKKNFFIVNSKTNKAEIEEVFKEYTSKNDCGVILMNQQIADEIRYLVDLHDKILPTVLEIPSKDKPFDPNKDSIIQRVKLFFGGDITNLK